Genomic window (Puniceicoccaceae bacterium):
GAACGCCCTTGATCCCGCTTCGCGGCATGTGACCGAACCCATTTTTGAGACAGGCCATGAATCGCATTGATCGACTGACAGGAACCCTTCTGCTGCTTCAATCCCACTCCTACCTGTCACTGGGCACGATTGCGACTCACTGGGAAGTGAGTGAACGCACGGTCTACCGCGATCTGGCAGCACTTTGCGAAGCGGGCGTTCCCGTGACATTCGAGCCGGAGCTAGGTTACCGACTACTCAGTGGATACGAGGTTCCCCCAGTCATGTTCTCCGAAGATGAGGCACTCTCCCTTTTTCTGAGTGGCGCGATTTCAGAGCAGGTTGCCGATGCCTCATTGCGAGCAAACCTGCGCGCAGCACTGGGAAAGATACGCTCGGTCCTGCCGGACGAACGCAAATCTCTGCTCGACGGATTTAAGGAATCCTTGGGCATCTGGTTTCACGCACAAACCCCGGCAAACGAGATGGATTGCCTGCTCCCCTTGCACCACGCTGCCCTGCGCCGACGCTGTGCAGCACTTCACTACGACACGGCTGACCGCGGGGTGGTGACACACCGTGAGGTCGAACCCCTTACTGTGCTGTTCTACGCCGGGCGATGGCATCTCATCGCCTACTGTCGTCTGCGCAAGGACTATCGCGATTTCCGCATGGACCGCATTCGCAAGTGGCAAGTGCTTGAAGAAGCCTTTCAACCCCATCCCGATTTTTCAGTGGATGCGTTTGCTTCCCAATGGAATTGCAGTCAATCCCTGCACGATGTGGTCATTCGGGTAGCAGCTCAAGAGGCGGATCGCTTCCGGCGAAGTCTTCGCAGCAATGAATTCCAATGCGAAACCATTGACGATAACTCGGTTCGCTTCCGCTTTCGGAGCGGAGAACTGCAACACCTCACTCCATGGCTCCTGAGCTTTGGGTCGTCCCTGACAGTGGAACAGCCCGCATCGCTGGTTCAGATCCTCCGGGATATCGCTATGCAAATCCTCGAACAGCACTCGACAGCGGTTTCCAACACGCATTGAAGTCAGCCTTTTTTGGAATTCGGATGC
Coding sequences:
- a CDS encoding YafY family protein → MNRIDRLTGTLLLLQSHSYLSLGTIATHWEVSERTVYRDLAALCEAGVPVTFEPELGYRLLSGYEVPPVMFSEDEALSLFLSGAISEQVADASLRANLRAALGKIRSVLPDERKSLLDGFKESLGIWFHAQTPANEMDCLLPLHHAALRRRCAALHYDTADRGVVTHREVEPLTVLFYAGRWHLIAYCRLRKDYRDFRMDRIRKWQVLEEAFQPHPDFSVDAFASQWNCSQSLHDVVIRVAAQEADRFRRSLRSNEFQCETIDDNSVRFRFRSGELQHLTPWLLSFGSSLTVEQPASLVQILRDIAMQILEQHSTAVSNTH